One genomic region from Anopheles bellator chromosome 2, idAnoBellAS_SP24_06.2, whole genome shotgun sequence encodes:
- the LOC131207733 gene encoding uncharacterized protein LOC131207733: MALLFMATVGGLFSAALGAIKLPTALSENSLNLLQDGIDRICNVTSLSEILVVNDDSPESDGSGLLLPFVSWHRPVTIINSSYTTRQPEGKPCIVGFFTSSATSKIARKYLGLYTMWIAVLPEDLIDHMRRATAELLKCVMYYYIYDRTTLEGAWSVEQNGQRFRALDLTGPAVTGEGDLMGQQLTFLCVSADRDTTFDVEIGETIAKRHNATFLLSMNLGQCSDFMYSPMYGSILGKLVALPEMFYMCVLVPKSAQKSIFSTLLDPFDSYTWLAVVLVVGFVSIVLSVFGESYRRHNFLVIALELLMIAINGPTHTFEGRFELRIVGLFMVMGIVLTSCYQSLVISFMSAARFDPNLDTLEQINDTCQFQWNLHLRSLGFKFKHEFNFFREVDSPELMWQDKVCTLVPCHDLIMEQSYITRSELDGMEDFNRYFRFAKARLRPSAVMYLVFHGTPMRNLIERYSMAFIEAHLYYYPMLRAGKKENAFGSEGPHEGPNVVATSADDLLIVWIIYLLGCLLSGALFVLEVLAVCIPRMWRFFRGKVGKKSIW; the protein is encoded by the exons ATGGCACTACTGTTCATGGCCACTGTCGGTGGGCTGTTCTCTGCTGCACTTGGTGCGATAAAGCTGCCCACAGCGCTGTCCGAAAATAGTCTGAACTTACTGCAAGACGGCATCGATCGCATCTGCAACGTGACGTCCCTGAGTGAGATTTTGGTGGTTAACGATGACTCGCCAGAGTCGGATGGATCCGGTCTACTACTGCCGTTCGTCAGCTGGCATCGGCCAGTGACGATCATCAACTCGAGTTACACGACTCGACAGCCCGAGGGCAAGCCATGTATCGTGGGTTTCTTCACGTCATCTGCCACGTCAAAG ATAGCAAGGAAGTACCTGGGGCTGTACACCATGTGGATAGCCGTGCTTCCGGAAGATCTGATCGACCATATGCGGAGGGCGACGGCGGAACTGCTTAAATGCGTCATGTACTACTACATCTACGATCGAACCACACTCGAGGGCGCTTGGAGTGTCGAACAGAACGGGCAACGGTTTCGGGCCTTGGATCTAACCGGCCCGGCAGTAACGGGTGAGGGAGACCTGATGGGACAGCAGCTGACGTTCCTGTGCGTGAGTGCCGATCGCGACACGACGTTCGATGTGGAAATTGGTGAAACGATCGCAAAGCGTCACAACGCGACCTTCCTGCTTTCCATGAACCTGGGGCAATGCAGCGATTTCATGTACAGTCCGATGTATGGGAGCATCCTTGGCAAGTTGGTTGCACTCCCGGAAATGTTCTACATGTGCGTGCTGGTGCCGAAAAGTGCTCAGAAGTCCATTTTCTCTACTCTGCTCGACCCGTTCGACAGCTACACCTGGTTGGCCGTCGTCCTGGTGGTTGGCTTCGTCTCGATCGTCCTGTCAGTGTTTGGTGAATCGTATCGGAGACACAACTTTTTGGTGATCGCACTCGAGCTACTGATGATCGCAATCAACGGACCGACGCACACGTTCGAGGGACGCTTTGAGCTGCGCATCGTCGGTCTGTTCATGGTCATGGGGATCGTGCTGACCTCGTGCTACCAGTCGTTGGTCATTTCGTTTATGTCCGCTGCTCGATTCGATCCCAACCTGGACACGCTCGAGCAGATCAACGACACGTGCCAGTTCCAATGGAACCTACACCTGAGAAGTTTGGGCTTCAAGTTCAAGCACGAATTTAACTTCTTTCGGGAGGTCGATTCGCCTGAGTTGATGTGGCAGGACAAAGTGTGCACCTTGGTCCCGTGCCACGATCTGATCATGGAGCAGTCTTACATTACCCGAAGCGAACTGGACGGTATGGAGGACTTCAATCGGTACTTCCGTTTCGCGAAAGCACGGCTACGCCCGTCGGCGGTGATGTATCTCGTATTTCACGGCACACCAATGCGGAATCTCATCGAACGGTATTCGATGGCCTTTATCGAAGCACACCTATACTACTATCCCATGCTGCGggcgggaaaaaaagaaaatgctttcgGGTCGGAAGGACCACACGAAGGGCCGAACGTAGTGGCGACGTCCGCCGACGATCTCTTGATCGTGTGGATCATCTACCTGTTGGGCTGTCTGCTCAGTGGGGCCTTGTTTGTCCTCGAAGTGCTCGCGGTCTGCATTCCACGGATGTGGAGATTTTTCCGTGGCAAAGTTGGCAAGAAAAGCATCTGGTAG